Genomic DNA from Candidatus Bathyarchaeota archaeon:
GGTGCTGGAAGAGTTTTACTGGATTTTAACCCACCGTTAGCTGGAAAAACCCTTGTCTATGAAGTTACGGTTAAGAAAAAGCTTGAAACCCAAGAAGAGAAGATTGCTGCGCTTATACACCGTAGAATACCGTCTGTAGAGGTGGAAAAATTCAAATTCGCAGTGAAAGCCAAAACTGTTATTATAGAAATGCCTGAAGAAGCTTTCTACATTGAAGGAATACAATTGGCGAAAAGAGGCATAGCCTTGGACATCCAAAGATTTTTCCCAGAAATTGCAGCTGTTAAATTCACAGAAACTTTCAAAACAGCAGCGGCAGAAGCCAAAACGGAAGAAGAGAATTAAACTTAAATGACTTCCGTTTGCTCAGCTATCTTTCTACATTCTTCCAAGCTTAGTTTCAGCTTGCTTAAGATCGTGTAGCGTTCCGGCCTTACCGAAGGGGCCATAAACAAGGCTTTCACAACCTCATTTTCGGTTAAGCCTAATTCCTTAGCATTTGTAGGCGCACCTACTGTTTGAAGTGTTCTTTTGATCTGCTTCCAATCTGCTCCATGTAGGTACGCCATCATTATTGTGCCGACACCGCAGCGTTCTCCATGCATAGAACTGTTAGGCTTGATCATGTCAAGGGCGTGGCTAAACAGATGTTCTGAGCCGCTGCATGGGCGACTGCTGCCAGCAATGCTCATGGCAACACCGCAGCTTATTAAGGCTTCCAAAAGCACACGTAACCCCTCTCCGTTTTTAGGTTTAATCAATTTTGCGTTTTGCATCACAAGTTCTGCGCTCATCAAGGCGAGGCTTGCAGCATACTCCCCATAATATTCGCCGACCTCTTCTCGTGCCAATTTCCAGTCCCTGACGGCTGTGAATTTAGCAATAACGTCTCCACAACCGCTTGCAACAAGCCGGTGTGGCGCCTGCATAATAATGTTTGTGTCTGCTATGATGGCTGTGGGTGCCTGGGCCATAACTGAATATGGTTTATCTAGCCCTTTGATGGAGGATAGGGGGCTT
This window encodes:
- a CDS encoding NAD(P)-dependent glycerol-1-phosphate dehydrogenase translates to MQLPREVIVGEGVIEWTAEIFQRLGFTESALIITGLKTGELAGETVKAILEGEGLKVETLKVETATIWSVKAVEEKIKALKPQVVLGVGGGTKIDIAKLSSARQGIPFISVPTTVSHDGIASPLSSIKGLDKPYSVMAQAPTAIIADTNIIMQAPHRLVASGCGDVIAKFTAVRDWKLAREEVGEYYGEYAASLALMSAELVMQNAKLIKPKNGEGLRVLLEALISCGVAMSIAGSSRPCSGSEHLFSHALDMIKPNSSMHGERCGVGTIMMAYLHGADWKQIKRTLQTVGAPTNAKELGLTENEVVKALFMAPSVRPERYTILSKLKLSLEECRKIAEQTEVI